One genomic window of Cydia splendana chromosome 16, ilCydSple1.2, whole genome shotgun sequence includes the following:
- the LOC134798170 gene encoding uncharacterized protein LOC134798170, with protein MDSIEDGGCVRKSYKLNSDDDISRNCKGASKQRGLNENSENVRPVSDSISNDTNCVPPNDSHSRRLICSSSGEPGPSGRLVAGSEECCNKNIASSQAVGARVNNSYLEVAGSSKAETIARDNGIPSTQELQTCQRHKVCQEKAGNTYNLNFPSTSATSRVCDNFFDNAGLRENRKRPSSLKLNRPNLDADDSSSDTGNDDYSLGSEDGCIYTYRGGEHLADLPSSFFSLDMGLPLDRHLPIHPLYQQQPAGANAREHGSRASSPEMDFLEMDFDPGPSCEVDTGDESTPDADLDVAVNMPEENEPVLREPTPEFVPLRNAEPSRPVSSTSQCPEPSTHNYSMPSTSRGIPTAHSSTREDSGNNYTFGPYITHVNFKGEQLKVRRTMARGPCILPVSLHLTNGDLITPREVLHHDEKMEEEEAPLAHQINQGEGTGIDPVNVSTALFHMTMAKKLMLEKNRSDEETEGSVVSGEGPSCLGVTEPPTSMVWSEREACERQVTQIGVSACGATAVVNVFIALGVPVNIEKINTAVGTRQRANNAPIPRYLLSRSVAGCTAADLVNGIQKASEGLVAARFFPMYPERAVSLSHWLADWISIGAVPILTMNLQVGCEGEIPDAWHHQMVFGVSPRGIYLSNPVECTRECALWPKLTSPSVLLVRTRDVLARFTPDTDLTPLMAVPDRRFNTFNVLGQVVNVIREWRLAGWAAHGPRTRYVRLPAAYQAGVTVAALTGSQAHKRLTTAAQLPILAPHVEKFGVG; from the exons ATGGATTCTATCGAAGACGGTGGTTGTGTGAGAAAATCCTATAAACTGAATAGTGACGATGATATAAGTAGGAATTGTAAAGGAGCATCAAAACAGCGAGGTTTGAACGAGAATAGTGAAAATGTGCGTCCTGTGTCGGATTCCATTTCCAATGACACAAACTGCGTACCACCGAATGATAGCCATTCAAGGCGCTTGATCTGCTCGAGCAGCGGCGAGCCAGGGCCATCGGGGAGACTCGTCGCTGGCAGTGAGGAGTGTTGTAATAAAAACATAGCTAGCAGCCAGGCTGTAGGTGCCAGGGTGAATAACAGTTACCTTGAGGTTGCAGGCAGCAGTAAGGCTGAGACCATTGCGCGAGATAATGGCATCCCCAGCACCCAGGAACTACAGACCTGCCAGAGACACAAGGTGTGCCAGGAAAAAGCTGGAAACACCTACAATTTAAATTTCCCCTCAACAAGTGCCACAAGCAGGGTTTGTGATAATTTCTTTGACAATGCAGGACTGAGAGAAAACAGGAAGAGGCCTTCAAGTTTGAAGTTAAACAGGCCTAACTTAGATGCAGATGACAGCTCAAGTGACACTGGTAATGATGACTACTCTTTAGGCTCTGAAGATGGCTGTATCTACACTTACAGAGGTGGGGAGCACTTGGCAGACCTGCCTAGCTCCTTCTTCAGTCTTGACATGGGTCTCCCCCTGGACAGGCACCTGCCCATACACCCATTGTACCAACAGCAACCTGCAGGAGCAAATGCTAGAGAACATGGTTCTAGAGCTTCAAGCCCCGAAATGGACTTTTTAGAAATGGACTTTGACCCTGGACCCTCTTGTGAAGTGGACACAGGTGACGAGTCCACACCAGATGCTGATTTAGATGTGGCCGTGAACATGCCTGAGGAGAATGAGCCTGTGTTGAGGGAACCTACACCAGAATTTGTTCCTTTAAGGAACGCAGAGCCTAGTAGACCGGTTAGTTCAACATCACAATGCCCGGAGCCTTCTACCCACAATTACAGCATGCCATCCACTAGCAGAGGCATTCCTACAGCACACAGTAGCACAAGAGAAGATTCAGGGAATAACTACACCTTTGGCCCTTACATTACCCATGTTAATTTCAAAGGAGAACAACTGAAAGTTCGCAGAACAATGGCACGGGGTCCCTGCATTTTGCCGGTCAGCCTGCATCTTACAAATGGAGACTTGATTACACCTAGAGAAGTATTACatc ACGACGAAAAAATGGAAGAAGAGGAGGCACCCCTAGCACATCAGATCAACCAAGGCGAAGGCACAGGGATCGACCCTGTCAATGTCTCCACCGCTCTGTTCCACATGACCATGGCGAAGAAACTGATGCTCGAGAAGAATCGGTCGGATGAAGAGACTGAAGGATCTGTGGTG tCCGGGGAAGGCCCGTCATGTTTAGGAGTAACAGAACCACCTACCAGCATGGTGTGGTCGGAGCGGGAGGCCTGCGAGCGCCAAGTGACGCAGATAGGCGTCAGCGCGTGCGGCGCCACCGCCGTTGTTAATGTTTTC ATTGCATTAGGCGTTCCAGttaacattgaaaaaatcaATACAGCTGTTGGAACGAGGCAGAGAGCTAACAACGCTCCAATACCCAG GTACCTGTTATCGCGTTCCGTGGCCGGCTGCACGGCGGCAGACCTCGTGAACGGGATCCAGAAAGCTTCCGAAGGTCTGGTGGCCGCCAGGTTCTTCCCCATGTATCCGGAGCGAGCGGTGTCGCTGTCGCATTGGCTGGCGGACTGGATATCAATAG GGGCCGTCCCAATATTAACAATGAACCTGCAAGTGGGCTGCGAAGGTGAAATCCCCGACGCGTGGCACCATCAAATGGTGTTCGGCGTCTCGCCCCGCGGCATTTACCTCAGCAACCCCGTAGAGTGCACAAGAGAATGCGCGCTGTGGCCGAAACTTACGTCGCCGTCAGTTCTGCTGGTTAGAACGAGGGACGTCCTGGCGAGATTCACCCCGGATACCGATCTTACGCCGCTGATGGCTGTGCCGGATAGGAGGTTCAACACTTTTAACGTGTTAG gTCAAGTAGTAAACGTGATCCGCGAGTGGCGCCTGGCCGGCTGGGCGGCGCACGGGCCGCGCACGCGCTACGTGCGCCTGCCCGCCGCCTACCAGGCCGGCGTCACCGTGGCCGCGCTCACCGGCTCGCAGGCACACAAGCGACTCACCACGGCGGCTCAACTGCCGATATTGGCCCCGCATGTTGAGAAGTTCGGCGTCGGATAG
- the LOC134798168 gene encoding uncharacterized protein LOC134798168 isoform X1: MNTSNLLRSMVGSTLFRNHRHLPRYMKPLNFCKMSVSSNASQLITQKTKESFEDALPSIMDTITTNTQFADVPEVGNWVKKTLDYNLGGGKKTRGMTTLLAYEMFEKAGNVTDETIHSAKMLGWCVEMLQAYLLILDDIMDSSSTRRGMPCWYRLPDVGTRAINDAILIYSSMFHVIKTQFGGEKFYTKILELFNETLFQTSIGQHLDLTMANRHKNDYSLFTIEQYNAIVKYKTAYYTFKLPVCLGLLLANNTDPAKHKKVEDICLDIGRFFQIQDDYIDCYGDESVSGKKGTDIQEGKCSWFAVQALQRCDANQRTVFSACYGSHEPAHIERIRILYRQLQLPELYAETEAKMYDTLISQARAMPEDLSPTLFVKLIDMLNKRSY, from the exons GTACATGAAACCGTTAAATTTCTGCAAAATGTCAGTATCAAGTAACGCATCTCAACTAATCACTCAAAAGACGAAAGAATCTTTTGAGGACGCGCTTCCAAGCATCATGGACACTATCACTACTAACACACAGTTTGCAGACGTACCTGAAGTTGGGAATTGGGTGAAAAAG ACGCTGGATTATAACTTAGGAGGAGGGAAGAAAACAAGAGGCATGACCACACTCCTTGCCTATGAGATGTTTGAGAAAGCAGGGAATGTAACTGACGAAACTATTCATTCAGCGAAAATGCTTGGCTGGTGTGTGGAGATG CTGCAAGCATACCTCCTCATACTAGACGACATAATGGACAGCTCGTCGACGCGCCGCGGCATGCCGTGCTGGTACCGTCTGCCGGACGTCGGCACGCGCGCCATCAATGACGCCATCCTGATTTACTCCTCCATGTTCCACGTCATCAAGACGCAGTTCGGGGGAGAGAAGTTCTATACTAAGATATTGGAATTGTTTAATGAG ACTCTCTTCCAAACCTCAATCGGGCAACACCTAGATCTGACGATGGCGAATCGTCACAAAAATGACTACAGTCTGTTCACGATAGAACAGTACAACGCTATCGTCAAGTACAAGACTGCGTACTACACGTTCAAGCTGCCGGTGTGTTTGGGCTTGCTGTTGGCCAACAACACAGACCCGGCCAAGCATAAGAAGGTTGAGGACATCTGCCTCGATATTGGCAGATTCTTTCAAATACAG GATGACTACATAGACTGCTACGGCGACGAATCAGTAAGCGGCAAGAAAGGCACGGACATCCAAGAGGGCAAGTGCTCCTGGTTCGCGGTGCAGGCACTGCAACGGTGCGACGCCAACCAGAGGACCGTGTTCAGCGCCTGCTACGGCAGCCACGAGCCGGCGCATATTGAGCGGATAAGGATACTATACAG ACAGTTACAACTGCCGGAACTTTACGCGGAAACGGAAGCGAAAATGTACGACACGCTGATAAGCCAAGCCCGAGCGATGCCTGAAGATCTGTCGCCTACTCTATTCGTCAAACTTATTGATATGCTCAACAAGAGGAGCTATTGA
- the LOC134798168 gene encoding uncharacterized protein LOC134798168 isoform X2 — protein MNNSVIYFMKQFRYMKPLNFCKMSVSSNASQLITQKTKESFEDALPSIMDTITTNTQFADVPEVGNWVKKTLDYNLGGGKKTRGMTTLLAYEMFEKAGNVTDETIHSAKMLGWCVEMLQAYLLILDDIMDSSSTRRGMPCWYRLPDVGTRAINDAILIYSSMFHVIKTQFGGEKFYTKILELFNETLFQTSIGQHLDLTMANRHKNDYSLFTIEQYNAIVKYKTAYYTFKLPVCLGLLLANNTDPAKHKKVEDICLDIGRFFQIQDDYIDCYGDESVSGKKGTDIQEGKCSWFAVQALQRCDANQRTVFSACYGSHEPAHIERIRILYRQLQLPELYAETEAKMYDTLISQARAMPEDLSPTLFVKLIDMLNKRSY, from the exons ATGAATAAcagtgtaatttattttatgaagcaatttag GTACATGAAACCGTTAAATTTCTGCAAAATGTCAGTATCAAGTAACGCATCTCAACTAATCACTCAAAAGACGAAAGAATCTTTTGAGGACGCGCTTCCAAGCATCATGGACACTATCACTACTAACACACAGTTTGCAGACGTACCTGAAGTTGGGAATTGGGTGAAAAAG ACGCTGGATTATAACTTAGGAGGAGGGAAGAAAACAAGAGGCATGACCACACTCCTTGCCTATGAGATGTTTGAGAAAGCAGGGAATGTAACTGACGAAACTATTCATTCAGCGAAAATGCTTGGCTGGTGTGTGGAGATG CTGCAAGCATACCTCCTCATACTAGACGACATAATGGACAGCTCGTCGACGCGCCGCGGCATGCCGTGCTGGTACCGTCTGCCGGACGTCGGCACGCGCGCCATCAATGACGCCATCCTGATTTACTCCTCCATGTTCCACGTCATCAAGACGCAGTTCGGGGGAGAGAAGTTCTATACTAAGATATTGGAATTGTTTAATGAG ACTCTCTTCCAAACCTCAATCGGGCAACACCTAGATCTGACGATGGCGAATCGTCACAAAAATGACTACAGTCTGTTCACGATAGAACAGTACAACGCTATCGTCAAGTACAAGACTGCGTACTACACGTTCAAGCTGCCGGTGTGTTTGGGCTTGCTGTTGGCCAACAACACAGACCCGGCCAAGCATAAGAAGGTTGAGGACATCTGCCTCGATATTGGCAGATTCTTTCAAATACAG GATGACTACATAGACTGCTACGGCGACGAATCAGTAAGCGGCAAGAAAGGCACGGACATCCAAGAGGGCAAGTGCTCCTGGTTCGCGGTGCAGGCACTGCAACGGTGCGACGCCAACCAGAGGACCGTGTTCAGCGCCTGCTACGGCAGCCACGAGCCGGCGCATATTGAGCGGATAAGGATACTATACAG ACAGTTACAACTGCCGGAACTTTACGCGGAAACGGAAGCGAAAATGTACGACACGCTGATAAGCCAAGCCCGAGCGATGCCTGAAGATCTGTCGCCTACTCTATTCGTCAAACTTATTGATATGCTCAACAAGAGGAGCTATTGA